DNA sequence from the Brachybacterium avium genome:
TGGGCAGCTCGGTGGTCGCGTCCAGCTCCACGTCCAGCAGCGACAGCTGCTGTTCGGGGGTGAGATCGGCGATGATCGAGTATGTGTCCGGCGAGATGGTCGCGACACCGTCGCCCTCGGCGAGATCGCCCCATTCGACGACCTCCATGCCGCTGATCGTGCCGGCTGCGGTGGCGATCAGGTTCACGTAGCGGTACTCGGTCGCAGCAGGCTGCGGGGCGGGCACCGGCGCGGCGTCCTCCGGGCTCTCCTCCCCGTCGGGGACGGCGGGCATCTCGACCGGCTCGGGCTCGACCGGATACCGCACCTGCAGGATCCGCTGCCCGAGGTCGACCTGGTCACCGTTGCCCAGCCAGATCTTCGTGATCTCGCCGGTGGTGGTGGCCTTCAGCGCCGTGCCGGCATCGGGCTGGACCATCGCCGGGAGCACGAGCTCGGAGGACAGGTCCGTGGGCTCGACGGTGACCAGGGCGTGCTGGTCGAAGTCGGCGCCGGGGGTGAGCGGGTCCTCGCCCGCCGTCTCGTCTCCGGCGGGGAAGAACGCCATCTTCACCAGCGCCAGAGCGATCAGGCCGAGGATCAGCATCCAGATCACGGGGAAGACATAGCGTCGCAGGGTGTCCACGGGCGCCTTTCGGTCAGGTCGACGGCAGTGCCGACGGGGAAGGGCTGGGGTGTCGCGAGCGTCCTGAGGAGATACGGCACCGGCAGTGCCCTCATTCTTCCCTGGGCAGGGCCCGCCGACCACCGACTTCGGTCGGCAACCGCCGATCTTCACCACTCCGCCCCAGCTTCCGCCCGCCCCGCCGCATGCCGCCCCCTCCCTGGCTCCCAGGCCGTCCTGTATGCCGGGCTCTCACGGCGTTTCGGCTGATCTCGGCCACCAGTTCCCTGACGTATGCGTGAGTTGAACGGCTCCTGCGCGTTCAACCCACATATGCGTCAGATCCCCGGTGGCCGCAGCTGCAGGTCCCCGGTGGCCGGAACTTCAGATCCTCGGTGGCCGCAGCTGCAGATCCTCGGTGGCCGGAACTTCAGATCCCCGGTGGCCGGAACTGCAGGTCCCCGGTGGCCGGAGGGACGGGGCGCGATACGGTCTCGCCATGCACCCCGCCGACCCCACCAGCATCGATCCCGCCCAGACCGCGATCCCCGACCAGCTCCTGCTTCTTCCCCTGCGCCAGCGGATCCTCGAGCAGCGCCTCGGCGTGCGGGCGGTGCACCTGCATCGCGCCGGCCGCACCGAGCTCAGCTGCCGCTTCGCCGAGGACACCGCAGAGAACATCTACTCCGTCTCCAAGACGGTGACCGCGCTCGCCGTGGGCATCGCGGCCGACGAGGGGCTGCTGGATCCGCAGGACCTGCTGAGCGATCACCTGGCCGCACCGAGCGGCGGGTACGGCGCCGGGGTCGAACAGGTGCGACTGCGTCACCTGCTCACGATGACCTCCGGCTCGCCGGTGCTGGGCTTCCTCGATGAGCAGCGCGACCACCCGGACCTCACCTCCCTGCTGCTGGGCACCGACCTGCTCGCCGAGCCCGGGCAGCTCTGGGAGTACTCCAACGGCTCGATCTTCCTGCTCTCCCGGGTGATCGGTGAGCGCACCGGGCAGAGCCTGCGGGACTGGCTGATGCCGCGCCTGTTCGAGCCGCTGGGGATCCTCAACCCGCAATGGCACACCACCCGTGACGGGCACAGCTGGGGTGCGACGGGGCTGCATCTGAGGAGCGGTCAGCTGGCGCGGATCGGCCGCCTGCTGCTGCAGCGCGGAGAGCACGAAGGTGCGCAGCTCGTGCCCGCCACCTGGATCGACGCGCTGCACGCCGAGGATGCGTGGGTACCCACCGGTGATCCCGAGCCCGAGAGCGCCCATTACGGCCTCGGCGTCTGGCGGTGCACGCCCGAGGGTGCGTGGCGGGCCGACGGCGCACTGGGACAGCTGCTGGTCGTGCTGCCTGCGCAGGATGCCGTCATCACCGTCACCGCGCGTCTGGAAGGCCGGGGCGCGGCGGAGATCCTGCGCGCCGTGTGGGAGGAGCTGCTGCCGCTGCTGTGAGCGGCGGGCCGGAAAACCGCCAGCGCGTCCCCAGGTCGCCGTCATCGTGGCGGGTAGCGTTGCCTCATGGACCTCTCCGTTCTCCTGAACATCGCCCTGGTGCTCCTCTTCGTGCTCATCGGCGGCGTGTTCGCAGGTACCGAGATGGCGATCGTCAATCTCCGCGAGACGCAGATCAAGCAGCTCGAGGAGAGCGGCCCCCGCGGCGAGCGCACCGCGACGCTGGTGCGGGACCCCAACCAGTTCCTCTCCGCCGTGCAGATCGGCGTGACCGTCGCCGGCTTCTTCTCCTCCGCCTACGGCGCCTCCACCATCGCCCCCTCCCTGGTGCCGCTGTTCACCGATCTCGGGCTCTCGCAGACGACCGCCGGAACGGTGGCGCTGATCGGGATGACCCTGGTCATCGCCTATCTCTCGCTGGTGCTCGGCGAGCTCGCCCCCAAACGGCTGGCCATGCAGAACGCGATGGCGATGACCAAGATCGTCGGCACTCCGCTGAGCATCTTCGGGCAGCTGATGCGACCGGTGATCTGGCTGCTGTCCACCTCCACCAACATCGTCGTGCGCCTGCTGGGAGGGGACCCGGATGCCGACCGCGAGGCCGTCTCCGCCGAGGAGATCAAGTCGATGGTGCGCAGCTCCGATGCCCTGGACCAGGCCGAGTCGCGCGTGCTCGCCGATGTCTTCGACGCCTCCGAGCGCACCGTCGTCGAGGTGATGCAGCCCCGCCACCAGGTGCACTTCCTCGACGGCGACCAGACCGTCGCCCAGGTCAGGATGGAGATCCGCAACACCGGCTTCTCCCGCTATCCGGTGATCGGGGAGGACGTCGACGATGTGCTCGGCTTCGTGCATGTGCGGGACATGCTGCTGGTCGATGATCCGGCCACCACCCGCATGTCCGAGCTGGTGCGCCCCATCGAGCACATCCCGGGCACCGTCCAGGTGCTGATGGCGCTGAACCGGATGCGCGCGCACGCCGATCAGATCGCCGTCGTGGTCGATGAGTACGGCGGCACCGACGGCATCGTCACCCTCGAGGACCTGCTCGAGGAGCTGGTGGGGGAGATCTATGACGAGTTCGACCGTGAGTCGTGGCCTGCACCCGGCGGGCTCGACAGCATCCTCGAGGCCGACGGCACCTTCGAGGGCGGGCTGATCCTCCAGGAGTTCGAGGCCGCCACCGACATCGGCCTGCCTGACACGGGCGGGTACGAGACCGTCGGCGGGTTCCTCATGGCCCAGCTGGGCCGGATCCCCGTGGCCGGGGACAGCGTCGCGGTCGAGGGCGGGCTGCTGGAGGTGGTCGAGGTCGACGAGCGCCGGGTGCAGACGGTGCGCTTCACGCCCGTCGAGCCCGAGCCCTCTGCCGACGAGGACGAGGATCCCGAGCAGACCTGAGGCCCCGACGGGGTGCTGCGCCCGCACGGCCTGCCGAGCGGTCGGCCCCCTGCCCGGCAGCAGGGCCGGTGCACGACTAGGGTGAGGGCAACGGGCACCGCGCCTGGGGCCGGTGCCCATCTCGACGCACTCACCCCCGGAGGCACCATCATGGCCCGCAGCACCTTCGCCCAGCTCCTCGTCACCCAGCTCCGCGACCTCGGCGTCCAGCGGATCTACGGGGTGGTCGGCGACTCGCTGAACCCCGTGGTCGATGCCGTGCGCACCACTGAGGGCATCGAGTGGGTCCATGTGCGCAACGAGGAGGCGGGAGCCTTCGCCGCGGGCGCCGAGGCCCGGCTGACCGGGAAGCTCGCCGTCTGCGCCGGTTCCTGCGGACCGGGCAACACCCACCTGATCCAAGGCCTGTTCGACGCCCACCGCGACGGCGCCCCGGTGCTCGCGATCGCCTCCCACATCCCCTCCGGCAAGATCGGCACCGGCTTCTTCCAGGAGACGCACCCCGAGACCCTCTTCCGCGAGTGCTCCCACTTCTGCGAGATGGTCAACTCCGGCACGCACGGCACGACCATGCTCCACATCGCCGTGCAGACGGCGATCGCGAAGCAGGGCGTCTCGGTGCTGGTGCTGCCCGGTGATGTGGCCGATGAGGAGGTCGACGGGCCGCTGACCCGCGATCTCGCCACGGACCTCGGCCGCATCCAGCCCGCCGCGGCGCCCGTCGGCCGCCTCGCGGAGCTGATCGACGAGGCCGACACCGTCACCCTGTTCACCGGTGCCGGGGTGCGGGATGCGCGCGAGGAGGTGCTCGAGCTCGCCGAACGGGTCAAGTCCCCGATCGGTCACGCCTTCGGCGGCAAGGAGTTCATGCAGTACGACAACCCGTTCGACGTGGGGATGAGCGGTCTGCTGGGCTACGGCGCCTGCTACGAGGCGATGCACGAGGCGGATCTGGTGATCCTGCTGGGCACCGATTTCCCGTACAGCGAGTTCCTGCCGGGGCCGGAGGGGAAGAACCCTCCGCGGGTCGTGCAGATCGATGCTGAGGCCGCCCGACTGGGCCGCCGGGCGCCGCTGGACCTCGCGATCCACGGCGACGTGGGCCTGACCCTGCAGGCCCTGATGCCGCTGCTGACCCGCGAGAAGAGCGCCCGCTTCCTGCACCGCCAGCTGAAGGCCCACCACAAGGCGCTGTCCGGCGCGGTCGCCGCCTACACGAAGAACGTCGAGAAGATGACGCCGATCCATCCGGAGTTCGTCGCCGCGACCCTCGACGCCCTCGCCGACGAGGACGCCGTGTTCACCGTGGACACCGGCATGTGCAACGTCTGGGGTGCCCGCTACATCACCCCCAACGGGAAGCGTCGGCTGTTCGGCTCCTGGCACCACGGCAGCATGGCCAACGCCCTCCCGCAGGCGATCGGTGCCTCGAAGGCGTTCCCGGAGCGGCAGGTGATCTCGATGAGCGGCGACGGAGGCCTGGGCATGCTGATGGGGGAGCTGCTCACCGTGAAGCTGCATGACCTGAACACCAAGATCGTGGTCTTCAACAATTCCAGCCTCGGCATGGTCAAGCTCGAGATGCTGGTGGAGGGCCTGCCCGACTACGGCACCGACCACGAGGACGTGAACTATGCGGCGATCGCGCAGGGGGTGGGCATCGGCGCGGTGCGCATCACCGATCCGAAGAAGCTGAAGAAGCAGTTGGCCGAGGCGCTCGCCACCCCAGGTCCGATGCTGATCGACGTGGTCACGGATCCTGATGCCCTGTCGATGCCGCCGAAGATCTCCGCCCAGCAGATCCGTGGATTCGCGACCGCCTCGACCAAGATCGTGCTCGGCGGCGGGGTAGGGAAGATGCTCGACATGGCGTCGACGAACCTGCGCAACATGCCCCGCTGACCCGGGGCCCGCGCCCCCGATCTGCCCGTCACCGGGGCTTCCGTGTGGAATGCTGGGCATTCCGGAGTCGATGCATGTCCAAGGAGGGGTACCGTCCATGGCCCTGATCCATCCGCGCAGCCTCGAACGCTGGCAGGAGTGGCGGGGGTCCCGCCGTCGGGCCCGCGGCATCCATCGTGCCCGCCCCTCGGAGAGCGCCCCCGGCTACGTGCTCCATCTGCGGGAGGGGGAGGGCTCCGCCCGCATCCTGCTCGGCATCGACACCGCCGACGGCGCCGCTCATGGCGGTCTGCCCGCGGTGCTGCCCTACGTGCACGGCAGCGCCGTCGTGGTCACCCCCGCAGGGCTGGCCCTGGACGAGCTGGAGGGCCCCGAATGGCAGCACCGGCGCATCGCCCGTCCGTCGGACGCCCTTGATGAGCTGGGCATCACCTCGGTGCTCACCCTCGGCTGGCATCTGGAGGTGGGGCGCAGCCTCCACGAATGGGCGCGGGAGAGGGATGTTCCCGGCGCCGTCGTCCAGCACGACGTGCTCACCCCCTTCGCCCCGCCGCTGCCGCCGGACACCACCGTGCTGTCCTGGACCGCCGAGGACGGCGAGTTCCACCGCGCCGGCCGTGATGACATCGCGGTGCGGGTGGTCGGCTCGCAGCGGCTGTGGCAGGCACGGCACGAGGCCGCGGGGGAAGCGCCGGTGCTCGAGGAGCAGCCGGTGTTCCTGGGCCAGTTCTCCTCGATCGAGCTGCCGCGCCGGGTGAGCCTGCGGGCGGCGGAGTCGTACTGCCGCTTCGCCGGTGCGCTCTACCAGCCCGGCCCGGCGGAGACCGAGCGCCTTGCCCGTGCCGCGCACCTGCTGCTGCGACGTCGCGGCATCGGATTCCAGGACCCCTCGATCACCGTGGCCGAGCAGGCCCGCCCCCTCGCCTCGGTGTTCTCCGCCGACATCCTCGAGGCCGCCATGCGCGGCATCCCCGCCTGGGTGCATGCGCCCGGTGCGCCCTCTTGGGTCGGCGAGCACTGGGAGCGCTACGGCATGCGGCGGGTCGGCGCGGAGCCGACGCCGCCGCCGGGACTCGGCACCGACGAGCCGGCACGCCTGATCGCCCAGATCCTCGAGGGCGGTGCGTGAGCCTGTTCGAGCTCGCCAGCCATCTCCAGCACTACGCCTGGGGCTCGACCACCGCGATCCCGGAGTTCCTGGGATGCGAACCCGACGGCAGGCCCTGGGCCGAGGCCTGGTTCGGGGCGCATCCGCTGGCCCCGGCGACGGTGCCGGGCGGCACCGGGCTGGACGCGGTGATCGCGAAGGAGCGGGACCGGATGCTGGGTCCCGATGTCGCCCGAGCCTTCGGCGGGCAGCTGCCGTTCCTGCTCAAGGTGATCGCGGCGGAGAGCCCGCTGTCGCTGCAGGTCCATCCCAGTCGGGAGCATGCCGCGGAGTCCTTCGCCGCCGAGAGCGCCGCCGGCATCGCCCTGGACTCGCCGCGGCGGATCTACCGCGATGCGAACCACAAGCCGGAGATGCTGATCGCCCTGACCCGCTTCACTGCGCTGTGCGGCTTCCGCACCCCCCGCCGGGCGGCGGTGATCCTCGACGGGCTCGGCACCGCCCTCACCGACCGGCTGCACCGCCTGCTGGTCGACAACCCCACCGCGCACGGCATGCGGGCCGCGTTCCGCACGCTGGTCTCCGCCTCGCTGCGGCCTGCGCCGGAGGCGGTCGATGCGGTGGTCGAGGCCTGTCGGGCCCGTGCCGCCGCCGGCATCTCCCCCTCGCCGCGCATCGACCGCTTCGTCTCCCTGCTGGCGGACCACCACCCCGGCGACCCGGGCGTGGTCGCGGCGCTGCTGCTGAACCCGGTCACCCTGCAGAGTGGCGAGGCGATGTACGTGCCCGCCGGCGCGCTGCACGCCTACCTCCACGGCACCGGCCTGGAGATCATGGCGACCAGCGACAATGTGCTGCGGGCCGGACTGACCGCGAAGCGGGTCGATGCCGACGAGGTGCTCCAGTGCGTCAGCGTCACTGCCGCGCCGCCGCTGAGGGTCGCCCCGGAACGGCAGAACCCCACCTCGATCGCCTACTACGCCCCGGTCGATGACTTCGAGCTCGCCGTCACCGAGCTCAGCGACCCGGACGATCCGATGGCCGGGACGCACCCGATCCCGGGCTCCGGGCCCCGGATCGTGCTCGGCCTGGAGGGCTCGGCCACCCTGGAGACCACCACCGGCAGCCATGCGCTGCGGGCCGGGCAGGCGGTCTTCGTCCCGGCGGCCGACGGTCCGCTGCGGGCCCGGGGCCACGGCAGCTTCGCGCAGGCCAGCGTGCCCTGAACCGGCCTCAGAGACGACCCGGGCCCGAGGTCACGGCGCGGACGAGCGAGACTGGTCCTGGTCCTGGTCCTGGTCCTGGTCCTGGTCCTGCACGCTGCGCAGCTGGGTGCGGATCTCCTCGACGAACTCGATCACCGTCGAGCCGCCGTCCACCGGACCACCGGCGAGCAGGCCGTCGGCCCCGAGCAGCACGGCCGAGGGCGCCGTCCGCCCGCCGAGCGTGGAGCGGGCGGTGAACTGCAGATCGTGCATCGCCAGCGTCCCCACCCGCTGCGTGGTGCGCTCTCGCAGCTGATCCACGGGACGCGAGAACACGAACCGGACCTGGAGGAAGGGCGAGAGCGACTCGATCCACTCCGGGGCCCGGTCCAGCACCCGCTCGCAGGGCCCGCATCCCTCGGAGGTGAAGATCAGCAGGGCGGCCTGCTGTGCGGTGAGCTGGGTCAGGGTGATCAGTCGGCCGTCCGGCTGCTGCAGCACCGCTGCGGGAGTCGCCGCGCGCTCGTAGTCCAGCAGCTCCGCCTCGGCGCTCTCATCGTCCGCTGCGCCCCCGGTGCGCGGCGCAGCGGGCGCCGGCGCGACAGCAGGGTCCGTGGCGCCGACGGTGAGGAGGGTCAGCGCGATCGTCAGCAGCACGGTGATCCCGAGACCGATCAGCGACAGCGGGGCCTGTACCAGCACGATCGTCATCGAGCCGCCCGCGGCCGCCACCACGGTCAGCAGGCCGAGACCGAGAAGCAGGAGGTTCCGCCCCAGTGTGAGCCGCGAGACGGTGGGCGAGGCGAGGGTGCCGAAGCACGAGCACTGAACCGGCTCGTCGAAGCTCAGCGCCCGGGCGATGATCACCAGGTAGGCGCACATCAGCAGCGCGATCGCCACGGAGACCGCCGTCTGCAGCGGCACCGAGGGGATCCACAGCACCAGGGCGAGCACGATCTCCGTCACCGGCAGGAGGGACGCGGCCGTGCGGTGCAGGCCTCGCAGCGGCAGTCGCAGCGAGGTCATCGCCTCCTCGGTGCCCTGGCGCGCCCCGAGCTTCGCGAGCCCGGAGACCAGCAGCGTGAGCGTCACCAGCAGCGGTGCGGCCATCAGCACGGTCATCGCGCGACCTCTCCTCCCCGGCCCCGGATCGGGCTCCTCGACCCCCATTCTCCGCGATCCGAGCGGCTGGGTGGGCGGTGTCCATCCCCGTGCGGCGCCCATCCTTCGAGAACGGGACCTACCCTGGCTCCATGTCGACAGATGCTCACCAGATCAGCAGCTCCACCGGACCGTCGGCCGACGAAGGCGCGGAACGGACCCGGATCCGCGCCGACGTCGACGCGCTGCGTGCCTCCTTCGACGCCGGCACCACCCAGCCCCTCGCCGCCCGCCTCGCCCAGCTCGAGGCGCTGCGCCGCGGCCTGCGCCGTGAGGAGCCGAGGCTGGCCCGGGCGCTCGCCGAGGACCTCGGCAAGTCCCGCACCGAGAGCGCCCTGACCGAGATCGGGGTGGTCGCCCAGGAGATCACCCACACCATGAAGCATCTGCGCTCCTGGCTGCGGCCCGAGCGGCTCTCGCTGGGCCCGCTGCTGGCCCCGGCCTCCGGGGAGCTGCAGCGGCAGCCTCTGGGCACCACGCTGATCATCTCCCCGTGGAACTATCCGGTGAACCTCACCCTTGCGCCGCTGGTCGCCGCGATCGCCGGCGGCAACACCGCGGTCGTGAAGCCCAGCGAGGTGGCGCCGGCGACCTCCGCCGCCCTCACCCACCTGCTGCGCACCCATCTCGATCCCGCCTGGGTGCGGGTGGTCGAGGGCGCGGTGGAGGAGACCACGATCCTGCTCGAGCAGCGCTTCGATCTGATCTTCTACACGGGCAACGGCGCCGTCGGCCGGATCGTGGCGCGCGCCGCCGCCGAGCACCTCACCCCCACCGTGCTCGAACTGGGCGGGAAGTCCCCGGTGTTCGTCGACGAGGGCACGGACCTGGCCGTCACCGCCCGACGGATCATCTGGGGCAAGTTCACCAATGCGGGGCAGACCTGCATCGCCCCCGACTACCTGATGGCCACCCCGCGCACCCTCGAGCGCCTGCGACCCCACCTGCGCAAGGCGGTGCGCCAGCTGTACAGCGCCCGTCCCGAGCGCAGCCTGGACTTCGGCCGGATGGTCAGCGACAAGCACTTCGAGCGGGTGCTCGCGCTCATCGACGACGAGCAGGCGATCCTCGGCGGCACCGCCGAGGCGGATACCGCCACCCGCTACCTGCCGCCCACGATCATGATGGGTGTGGAGTGGGACGACGCGGTGATGGGGGAGGAGATCTTCGGCCCCGTCCTGCCGCTGCTCGCGGTCTCCGGCCCCGACGAGGCGATCGCCCGGATCCGGAAGGGCGAGAAACCGCTGACCGCTTATGTGTTCTCCCCCGCCGCGAGGTCGAGGAGCGGTTCGCGACCGAGACCTCCTCCGGCTCCCTCGCCCTGGGCCTGACCCTCGCCCATGTGGGCAGCACCGGGATGCCCTTCGGCGGGGTGGGGGCCTCCGGCATGGGCGCCTACCACGGCCGTGCCGGGATCGAGGTGTTCACCCATGCCAAGCCGGTGGTGAAGAAGCCGCTCACGCCCGACACCCTGAAGCTGGTCTACCCGCCGTACCGCGGCCTGAAGCGCCGGGTGCTGCGCCGCCTGATGCGCTGAGCCGCTCCCGCCGTCCTGTATCCCGGGCTGGCGCAGGACGC
Encoded proteins:
- a CDS encoding MauE/DoxX family redox-associated membrane protein, translated to MTVLMAAPLLVTLTLLVSGLAKLGARQGTEEAMTSLRLPLRGLHRTAASLLPVTEIVLALVLWIPSVPLQTAVSVAIALLMCAYLVIIARALSFDEPVQCSCFGTLASPTVSRLTLGRNLLLLGLGLLTVVAAAGGSMTIVLVQAPLSLIGLGITVLLTIALTLLTVGATDPAVAPAPAAPRTGGAADDESAEAELLDYERAATPAAVLQQPDGRLITLTQLTAQQAALLIFTSEGCGPCERVLDRAPEWIESLSPFLQVRFVFSRPVDQLRERTTQRVGTLAMHDLQFTARSTLGGRTAPSAVLLGADGLLAGGPVDGGSTVIEFVEEIRTQLRSVQDQDQDQDQDQDQSRSSAP
- a CDS encoding serine hydrolase domain-containing protein, whose translation is MHPADPTSIDPAQTAIPDQLLLLPLRQRILEQRLGVRAVHLHRAGRTELSCRFAEDTAENIYSVSKTVTALAVGIAADEGLLDPQDLLSDHLAAPSGGYGAGVEQVRLRHLLTMTSGSPVLGFLDEQRDHPDLTSLLLGTDLLAEPGQLWEYSNGSIFLLSRVIGERTGQSLRDWLMPRLFEPLGILNPQWHTTRDGHSWGATGLHLRSGQLARIGRLLLQRGEHEGAQLVPATWIDALHAEDAWVPTGDPEPESAHYGLGVWRCTPEGAWRADGALGQLLVVLPAQDAVITVTARLEGRGAAEILRAVWEELLPLL
- a CDS encoding aldehyde dehydrogenase family protein — its product is MSTDAHQISSSTGPSADEGAERTRIRADVDALRASFDAGTTQPLAARLAQLEALRRGLRREEPRLARALAEDLGKSRTESALTEIGVVAQEITHTMKHLRSWLRPERLSLGPLLAPASGELQRQPLGTTLIISPWNYPVNLTLAPLVAAIAGGNTAVVKPSEVAPATSAALTHLLRTHLDPAWVRVVEGAVEETTILLEQRFDLIFYTGNGAVGRIVARAAAEHLTPTVLELGGKSPVFVDEGTDLAVTARRIIWGKFTNAGQTCIAPDYLMATPRTLERLRPHLRKAVRQLYSARPERSLDFGRMVSDKHFERVLALIDDEQAILGGTAEADTATRYLPPTIMMGVEWDDAVMGEEIFGPVLPLLAVSGPDEAIARIRKGEKPLTAYVFSPAARSRSGSRPRPPPAPSPWA
- the manA gene encoding mannose-6-phosphate isomerase, class I, yielding MFELASHLQHYAWGSTTAIPEFLGCEPDGRPWAEAWFGAHPLAPATVPGGTGLDAVIAKERDRMLGPDVARAFGGQLPFLLKVIAAESPLSLQVHPSREHAAESFAAESAAGIALDSPRRIYRDANHKPEMLIALTRFTALCGFRTPRRAAVILDGLGTALTDRLHRLLVDNPTAHGMRAAFRTLVSASLRPAPEAVDAVVEACRARAAAGISPSPRIDRFVSLLADHHPGDPGVVAALLLNPVTLQSGEAMYVPAGALHAYLHGTGLEIMATSDNVLRAGLTAKRVDADEVLQCVSVTAAPPLRVAPERQNPTSIAYYAPVDDFELAVTELSDPDDPMAGTHPIPGSGPRIVLGLEGSATLETTTGSHALRAGQAVFVPAADGPLRARGHGSFAQASVP
- a CDS encoding pyruvate dehydrogenase → MARSTFAQLLVTQLRDLGVQRIYGVVGDSLNPVVDAVRTTEGIEWVHVRNEEAGAFAAGAEARLTGKLAVCAGSCGPGNTHLIQGLFDAHRDGAPVLAIASHIPSGKIGTGFFQETHPETLFRECSHFCEMVNSGTHGTTMLHIAVQTAIAKQGVSVLVLPGDVADEEVDGPLTRDLATDLGRIQPAAAPVGRLAELIDEADTVTLFTGAGVRDAREEVLELAERVKSPIGHAFGGKEFMQYDNPFDVGMSGLLGYGACYEAMHEADLVILLGTDFPYSEFLPGPEGKNPPRVVQIDAEAARLGRRAPLDLAIHGDVGLTLQALMPLLTREKSARFLHRQLKAHHKALSGAVAAYTKNVEKMTPIHPEFVAATLDALADEDAVFTVDTGMCNVWGARYITPNGKRRLFGSWHHGSMANALPQAIGASKAFPERQVISMSGDGGLGMLMGELLTVKLHDLNTKIVVFNNSSLGMVKLEMLVEGLPDYGTDHEDVNYAAIAQGVGIGAVRITDPKKLKKQLAEALATPGPMLIDVVTDPDALSMPPKISAQQIRGFATASTKIVLGGGVGKMLDMASTNLRNMPR
- a CDS encoding hemolysin family protein; this encodes MDLSVLLNIALVLLFVLIGGVFAGTEMAIVNLRETQIKQLEESGPRGERTATLVRDPNQFLSAVQIGVTVAGFFSSAYGASTIAPSLVPLFTDLGLSQTTAGTVALIGMTLVIAYLSLVLGELAPKRLAMQNAMAMTKIVGTPLSIFGQLMRPVIWLLSTSTNIVVRLLGGDPDADREAVSAEEIKSMVRSSDALDQAESRVLADVFDASERTVVEVMQPRHQVHFLDGDQTVAQVRMEIRNTGFSRYPVIGEDVDDVLGFVHVRDMLLVDDPATTRMSELVRPIEHIPGTVQVLMALNRMRAHADQIAVVVDEYGGTDGIVTLEDLLEELVGEIYDEFDRESWPAPGGLDSILEADGTFEGGLILQEFEAATDIGLPDTGGYETVGGFLMAQLGRIPVAGDSVAVEGGLLEVVEVDERRVQTVRFTPVEPEPSADEDEDPEQT